A stretch of Acidobacteriota bacterium DNA encodes these proteins:
- a CDS encoding arylsulfatase yields MDAPTKNKTWSAAALGIALIVAVAIARPLSQAPPRPNIILIQADDLGYGDLSSYGQAQFATPGLDRLAREGIRFTQYYAGSTVCAPSRAVLMTGLHTGHTWIRGNGEYPLRAEDVTVGMSLEKAGYRTAVIGKWGLGTPGTTGQPDRKGFAYSFGILDHSHAHRQFTDHLYRNAERVPVDVEKDYVNDLFTADAASFIERPDARPFFLYLNYTVPHAELRVPEDSLAPFRERFPETPFVNAIADAKPVVGQPDRPSLGYRSQASPRATFAAMITRMDRDIARLTDLLQERGLDRQTLIMFISDNGPHREGGADPVYFKSSGGLRGIKRDLYEGGIRVPMIARWTGTIPAGQVSGHPWAHWDIFPTLAELSGASTPSGVDGMSMANALRGREQPGHPFMYWEFHERGFQQAGRMGSWKAVRMAKDAALELYDLSTDPYEQQNVAAANPEVIARMEAHFRTARTDSALWPVK; encoded by the coding sequence ATGGACGCGCCGACAAAAAATAAGACATGGAGTGCTGCGGCACTCGGCATCGCGCTGATCGTCGCGGTGGCGATCGCGCGGCCGCTGTCGCAGGCCCCGCCGCGCCCGAACATCATCCTCATTCAGGCTGATGATCTGGGCTACGGCGACCTCAGTTCCTACGGCCAGGCGCAGTTTGCCACGCCGGGCCTGGACCGGCTCGCCCGCGAGGGCATTCGCTTCACGCAGTACTACGCGGGCAGCACCGTGTGTGCACCGTCACGTGCCGTCTTGATGACCGGGCTGCACACCGGCCACACGTGGATTCGTGGCAACGGCGAGTATCCCCTGCGCGCAGAAGACGTCACCGTCGGTATGTCACTTGAGAAGGCCGGCTATCGCACTGCGGTCATCGGCAAATGGGGACTGGGTACGCCAGGCACCACCGGTCAGCCAGACCGCAAGGGCTTCGCGTATTCATTTGGCATTCTCGATCACTCGCACGCCCATCGGCAGTTCACCGACCATCTTTACCGCAACGCCGAGCGTGTGCCGGTGGATGTTGAGAAGGACTACGTCAACGACCTGTTCACGGCCGACGCTGCGTCATTCATCGAGCGGCCCGATGCGCGACCGTTCTTCCTGTATCTCAACTACACCGTTCCCCACGCTGAACTCCGCGTTCCGGAGGATTCCCTGGCGCCCTTCCGAGAGCGGTTCCCGGAGACGCCGTTTGTGAACGCCATTGCGGACGCCAAACCCGTTGTTGGCCAACCCGACCGGCCGTCGCTTGGGTACCGTTCGCAGGCGAGTCCTCGCGCCACCTTTGCCGCAATGATCACGCGCATGGATCGCGACATCGCCAGGCTGACCGACCTTTTGCAGGAGCGAGGCCTCGATCGACAGACCCTGATCATGTTCATCAGCGACAACGGCCCGCATCGTGAGGGTGGTGCGGATCCCGTGTACTTCAAGAGTTCAGGTGGACTGCGTGGTATCAAACGCGACCTCTACGAGGGCGGCATCCGCGTGCCGATGATCGCGCGCTGGACGGGCACCATTCCCGCCGGGCAGGTGAGTGGACATCCCTGGGCGCATTGGGACATCTTCCCGACGCTCGCCGAGTTGTCTGGCGCATCCACGCCATCAGGTGTGGATGGCATGTCGATGGCCAATGCCCTCCGCGGCCGCGAACAGCCCGGTCACCCGTTCATGTACTGGGAGTTCCACGAACGCGGATTTCAGCAGGCGGGTCGCATGGGCTCCTGGAAGGCCGTTCGGATGGCGAAAGACGCGGCACTCGAACTGTACGACCTGTCAACGGACCCGTACGAACAGCAGAACGTCGCGGCAGCCAACCCTGAGGTGATTGCCCGAATGGAAGCGCACTTCCGGACCGCGAGGACCGACTCGGCCCTCTGGCCCGTGAAGTAG
- a CDS encoding PQQ-binding-like beta-propeller repeat protein — protein MANTARVAIAALAMLSAVQAQDWPQVLGPSRNGAYAGPPLATSWGAQGPKAVWRRPVGHGLSGPVVVANRVILFQRLGNREVVEAMDATTGVTQWRHDYATTYRDDFGFDDGPRAVPVVADDVVYTFGAEGQLHAVSLASGKALWHVDTMARYHVPKNFFGAAGSPVVEDGRVIANIGGPNAGIVALDAKTGRELWTATTDGASYSSGVMTTVGGRRLALFLTRAGLVGLAPATGEVVLQRPWRSRSASSVNAASPLVVGDRVFISAEYGPGAGVFRMGDGALTELWSSNDALTTHYATSVHHSGILFGYHGRQEQGPSLRAVELATGKVRWTVDQFRAGSITLAGDLLVVMRESGELVIADASPDGFRQKASARVLPGTVRALPAIAGGFLFVRNDDTLVCLDLRAPR, from the coding sequence ATGGCAAACACAGCGAGGGTGGCGATCGCGGCCCTGGCCATGCTGTCTGCCGTGCAGGCGCAAGACTGGCCGCAGGTGCTTGGCCCGTCCAGGAATGGCGCGTATGCCGGCCCGCCGCTTGCCACAAGCTGGGGCGCCCAGGGCCCGAAGGCCGTCTGGCGAAGACCAGTCGGACACGGACTGAGCGGCCCAGTCGTCGTGGCCAACCGCGTCATCCTCTTCCAGCGGCTCGGCAATCGTGAGGTGGTCGAGGCGATGGATGCCACGACCGGCGTCACCCAGTGGCGCCATGACTATGCCACCACCTACCGCGATGACTTCGGGTTCGACGATGGCCCTCGGGCGGTGCCGGTGGTGGCCGATGACGTGGTCTATACCTTCGGCGCTGAAGGCCAGTTGCACGCCGTGAGCCTGGCGAGCGGCAAAGCGCTGTGGCATGTGGACACCATGGCGCGATATCACGTGCCCAAGAACTTCTTCGGCGCCGCCGGATCACCCGTCGTTGAAGATGGGCGCGTCATCGCCAACATCGGTGGCCCCAACGCCGGCATCGTCGCCCTTGACGCAAAGACCGGGCGCGAACTCTGGACCGCCACCACGGACGGGGCCAGTTATTCGTCCGGGGTGATGACGACGGTCGGCGGGCGACGACTCGCGCTGTTCCTGACCCGGGCGGGCCTGGTTGGTCTCGCGCCGGCCACTGGCGAGGTGGTGCTGCAACGGCCGTGGCGATCGCGGTCGGCGTCGTCGGTCAACGCCGCTTCACCGCTCGTTGTTGGCGACCGCGTGTTCATCTCGGCAGAGTACGGCCCTGGCGCGGGCGTCTTCCGCATGGGCGACGGGGCCCTCACCGAACTGTGGTCATCGAATGACGCGCTCACGACGCACTACGCGACCAGCGTTCACCACTCCGGCATCCTGTTCGGCTATCACGGACGCCAGGAACAGGGGCCGAGCCTGCGCGCAGTGGAGCTGGCTACGGGCAAGGTCCGCTGGACGGTCGATCAGTTTCGCGCCGGAAGCATCACGCTGGCCGGCGACCTTCTGGTGGTGATGCGGGAATCGGGCGAACTGGTGATCGCCGACGCCTCACCGGACGGATTCCGACAGAAGGCGTCAGCACGCGTCCTGCCCGGTACGGTCCGTGCGCTGCCAGCGATCGCGGGCGGGTTTCTCTTCGTGCGCAACGACGACACCCTGGTGTGCCTGGATCTGCGGGCCCCACGATGA
- a CDS encoding ring-cleaving dioxygenase: MTHHIRGLHHVTATVDDAQSDLNFCLDLLGMRLVKKTVNFDNHHVYHFYYGNERGTPGTIWTTFPYKGHGVRAGVKGVGQVVTTSFSVPASSLGFWRDRLKAYGAEVRDVTTRFGEDAVATVDPSGLWFELIGTVNDARAPWTGNGVDAAEAICGLHSVTMTVRAAGPTLELMTGVLGYKVVSQEGTRTRVAAGGNSPGHFIDIVEQPDAAAAINGIGTVHHVAMAIATSDEQVRLREELLQMGVRVTDVRDRCYFQSIYFREPGGVLFEVATMQPGFDVDEPLASLGRDLKLPPWEEPYRRQIEPGLDTVEY, from the coding sequence ATGACTCACCACATCCGTGGGCTGCACCATGTGACAGCAACCGTTGACGATGCCCAGAGTGACCTGAACTTCTGCCTCGACCTGCTGGGCATGCGGCTGGTGAAGAAGACCGTCAACTTCGACAATCACCACGTCTATCACTTCTATTACGGCAACGAGCGCGGTACTCCCGGCACGATCTGGACGACGTTTCCGTACAAGGGACACGGCGTGCGAGCGGGCGTCAAAGGCGTGGGCCAGGTGGTGACCACGTCGTTTTCCGTGCCCGCTTCGTCACTCGGGTTCTGGCGCGATCGCCTGAAGGCCTACGGTGCGGAGGTTCGTGACGTCACGACCCGATTTGGCGAAGACGCCGTGGCCACCGTGGATCCGTCGGGCTTGTGGTTCGAGCTCATCGGAACGGTAAATGACGCCCGTGCGCCATGGACCGGAAATGGCGTTGACGCGGCCGAGGCCATCTGCGGCCTTCATAGCGTGACGATGACTGTGCGCGCGGCTGGGCCGACGCTCGAACTGATGACCGGCGTGCTCGGCTACAAGGTGGTCAGTCAGGAGGGCACGCGCACGCGGGTGGCCGCTGGTGGAAACTCGCCAGGTCACTTCATCGACATTGTCGAACAACCCGATGCCGCAGCCGCGATCAACGGCATCGGGACGGTGCATCACGTGGCGATGGCGATCGCCACGAGCGACGAGCAGGTTCGACTGCGTGAGGAACTCCTCCAGATGGGTGTGCGAGTGACCGATGTGCGCGATCGTTGCTACTTCCAGTCGATCTACTTTCGCGAACCCGGTGGCGTGCTCTTCGAAGTGGCCACGATGCAGCCCGGGTTTGACGTCGATGAGCCGCTCGCCTCCCTCGGCCGCGACTTGAAGTTGCCGCCATGGGAGGAGCCATACCGGAGGCAAATCGAACCCGGCCTCGACACGGTGGAGTACTGA
- a CDS encoding dienelactone hydrolase family protein, which translates to MVHGRNAAPENILELATRFNRPHLTYLAPAAAGGTWYPFSFMADVASNEPGLSSALDVLAGLVHRIETAGIPRSRIVLMGFSQGACLTAEFAIRQASRFGGVIIFSGGAIGPPGTTWHSTGRFDGTPVFLGCSDRDSHVPELRVLETADVFTRLGATVTTRIYPGMGHLVNDDEIEFAQGVLDAVAV; encoded by the coding sequence ATGGTCCACGGCCGCAACGCGGCTCCTGAAAACATCCTGGAGTTGGCCACTCGCTTCAATCGGCCTCATCTCACATACCTCGCGCCTGCGGCGGCCGGAGGCACCTGGTATCCGTTCAGCTTCATGGCCGACGTGGCGAGCAATGAACCAGGCCTGTCCTCAGCCCTCGACGTACTGGCGGGGCTGGTTCATCGGATCGAGACCGCCGGCATTCCGCGGTCACGCATTGTCCTGATGGGATTTTCCCAGGGCGCGTGCCTGACGGCCGAATTCGCGATTCGCCAGGCGTCCCGCTTCGGCGGCGTGATCATCTTCAGCGGCGGCGCCATCGGTCCGCCCGGAACGACATGGCACTCCACCGGACGGTTCGATGGCACGCCGGTGTTTCTCGGGTGCAGTGATCGTGACTCACATGTGCCTGAACTGCGGGTCCTCGAGACCGCTGACGTGTTCACGCGCCTCGGTGCGACAGTGACGACCCGGATCTATCCCGGCATGGGGCACCTGGTGAACGACGATGAGATCGAGTTCGCGCAGGGTGTGCTCGACGCCGTGGCGGTCTGA
- a CDS encoding glycosyltransferase family 39 protein, whose translation MRPLGLAAALFVIRLIGLRWHGVNTDVTAMRALFRPPVIAAALTVLIVGTSLQINHGAAGGSDAFGYVRQADGWLAGDLTIDQEWLRDAPWPHLPRIAAPLGYRPAAGGLSSVPVYPPGLPLLFAGAKWLLGQCGSVALVALMAGLLVATTYRIGRRMGSPQVGAAAAWIVATSPVVIHMMASPMSDVPAAALCAVAILGCLHTSRTRALLAGITMAVVVLMRPNLTPLVGVLGVWLLLADRQVPTWRARAMRCAIFCAGAAPGAIGMALFNQSVYGSPTASGYGDLDGFFSWSYIAPTSGTTRPGCCRVTHRSWRWAWRRWPYRRDGCENRMA comes from the coding sequence TTGAGACCGCTGGGCCTGGCCGCGGCGCTCTTCGTCATCCGACTCATCGGACTGCGGTGGCACGGCGTCAACACCGACGTGACAGCGATGCGGGCCCTGTTCAGGCCCCCGGTGATCGCGGCCGCCCTCACCGTGCTCATCGTAGGGACGTCGCTCCAGATCAACCACGGTGCCGCAGGTGGCTCCGACGCGTTCGGCTACGTCAGACAAGCCGACGGATGGCTCGCCGGGGACTTGACCATCGATCAGGAGTGGCTGCGCGACGCGCCGTGGCCGCACCTGCCGCGCATCGCCGCGCCACTGGGCTACCGGCCGGCGGCCGGCGGTCTCTCGAGTGTGCCGGTCTATCCACCGGGCCTGCCGCTGCTCTTCGCGGGAGCGAAGTGGCTGCTCGGGCAATGCGGCAGCGTGGCTCTGGTGGCCCTGATGGCGGGCCTTCTGGTGGCCACCACGTACAGGATCGGCCGGCGCATGGGCTCACCGCAGGTCGGTGCGGCCGCCGCGTGGATCGTCGCCACCAGCCCCGTCGTCATCCACATGATGGCGTCACCGATGAGCGATGTGCCCGCGGCGGCACTGTGCGCGGTGGCGATTCTGGGGTGCCTGCACACGTCACGCACCCGCGCACTGCTGGCCGGAATCACCATGGCCGTCGTGGTGCTCATGCGGCCGAATCTCACGCCACTGGTCGGCGTCCTCGGGGTGTGGTTGCTTCTCGCCGATCGTCAGGTCCCCACCTGGCGGGCTCGCGCCATGCGATGCGCGATCTTCTGCGCGGGCGCGGCGCCCGGCGCGATCGGCATGGCCCTCTTCAACCAATCGGTGTACGGATCACCGACGGCGTCCGGCTATGGCGACCTCGATGGCTTTTTTTCGTGGTCGTATATCGCCCCAACATCTGGAACTACTCGACCTGGCTGCTGCAGAGTCACACACCGCTCGTGGCGTTGGGCCTGGCGGCGTTGGCCATACCGGCGGGATGGCTGCGAAAATCGCATGGCCTGA
- a CDS encoding protein kinase — translation MIPRPPLMHLAAGTRIGPYEVTGLLGAGGMGEVYRARDARLNRDVALKVLPDEFAADPERLQRFTREAQALAALNHPNIAAIYGIEESGGQSSGPRVQALVMELVEGEDLSAHIGRGPVSVADAVSIGRQIADALEAAHEQGIIHRDLKPANIKVRPDGTVKILDFGLARTLDPGAGTRDVSNSPTLTARATQIGMIIGTAAYMAPEQAKGKAVDRRADIWAFGVVLYEMLSGRRAFDGEDVSTTLAAVLMKDPEWSALPASTPAALRRLVLRCLERDPRLRLRDIGEARVLLSDAAAVRDQPASAAATPGQSARPSIVPWAIAVLAAVAAAVFAILPMVGSEPEGVPVQFNVSFPPGIRPLSAGSDYHGGAISPDGHNVAFSGADEKTGRVAIYVRSIDSVEATMVRGTDGGRYPFWAPNSRTIAFYARGKLSRVDIDGGSPMVICDAPNGGWGGAWNRDDIILAGVTDPGPLVRVSARGGDTPVPVTKVLPGDNDHDWPQFLPDGRHFVYTAWGNSFTGANNTYIGSLDSPDSKLLVKDLFHPAAYADPGFILFIRDGTLMAQEFDPRSLELKGVPSSVASDAKGPITVAANGALSYTSTLMDNTSRLEWIGRDGTGGRPLAPSGFYADPAISPDGTKVAYGKKESLSGTFDVYILDLTTGAERRLTFDPADDRSPVWSPDSRDIVFSAGRQPVGLYRRQANGAGAETMISPSGTRQVWSGQWSKDGFILSYGDADGSWDIFTLSLPDLKSTRILGSPTLNESRGAVSPNGKWLAYDARETARFEVFLTTFPPSVDKLPVTTEGGAEPKWSHDGKELFYVNSTTGALMSVPVTLTDPPTFGTRRQVHPGPLDWGWNSSHSFDLDQKTGRALVEVVEARADLTLVLNWRALLKR, via the coding sequence ATGATTCCCCGGCCGCCACTGATGCACCTTGCCGCCGGTACGCGAATCGGTCCTTACGAAGTCACCGGCCTGCTCGGGGCGGGCGGTATGGGCGAGGTGTATCGCGCCCGCGATGCGCGCCTGAATCGTGATGTCGCCCTCAAGGTGCTGCCCGATGAATTCGCCGCCGATCCCGAACGGCTGCAGCGCTTCACCCGCGAGGCGCAGGCGCTGGCCGCGCTCAATCATCCGAATATCGCGGCGATCTACGGAATAGAAGAGTCCGGGGGCCAGAGTTCTGGGCCCAGGGTGCAGGCGCTGGTCATGGAACTGGTCGAAGGGGAGGACTTGTCGGCGCATATCGGTCGTGGCCCGGTCTCTGTGGCCGATGCGGTGTCGATCGGGCGGCAGATTGCGGATGCGCTTGAAGCCGCCCACGAGCAGGGCATCATCCATCGCGACCTGAAGCCTGCCAACATCAAGGTCCGCCCGGACGGGACAGTGAAAATCCTGGACTTCGGCCTAGCGCGGACGCTGGACCCTGGAGCCGGGACGCGGGACGTGTCGAACTCTCCCACCCTGACCGCCCGCGCGACGCAGATTGGGATGATCATCGGCACCGCTGCCTACATGGCGCCCGAGCAGGCCAAGGGCAAAGCGGTCGATCGTCGCGCCGACATCTGGGCCTTCGGCGTCGTCCTCTACGAAATGCTGTCCGGCCGGCGGGCGTTTGACGGCGAAGATGTGTCCACGACGCTCGCGGCCGTGCTGATGAAGGACCCGGAGTGGAGTGCACTGCCGGCCTCAACACCCGCGGCGCTGCGGCGCCTGGTCTTGCGGTGCCTTGAGCGCGACCCTCGGCTGCGGCTTCGCGATATCGGTGAGGCGCGCGTGCTGCTCAGTGACGCGGCTGCGGTTCGCGATCAACCCGCGAGCGCCGCGGCCACGCCCGGGCAGTCGGCGCGCCCATCAATCGTACCTTGGGCGATCGCCGTACTTGCGGCCGTGGCCGCTGCGGTGTTTGCGATCCTCCCGATGGTGGGCTCCGAACCCGAAGGAGTGCCGGTTCAGTTCAATGTGTCCTTTCCCCCTGGGATCCGTCCGTTGTCAGCCGGGAGCGACTATCACGGCGGCGCGATTTCTCCCGACGGGCACAACGTTGCATTCAGTGGCGCTGACGAGAAGACCGGTCGGGTCGCCATCTACGTCCGGTCCATCGATTCCGTGGAAGCGACGATGGTCAGGGGCACGGACGGGGGGCGATACCCGTTCTGGGCGCCGAACAGCCGGACCATTGCGTTTTATGCGCGGGGCAAGCTGAGTCGCGTGGACATCGATGGCGGATCGCCGATGGTGATTTGCGACGCGCCCAATGGCGGATGGGGCGGTGCGTGGAACCGCGACGACATCATCCTCGCCGGTGTCACCGACCCGGGCCCGCTCGTCAGAGTCTCGGCAAGGGGCGGAGATACCCCTGTGCCGGTGACCAAGGTCCTGCCAGGAGACAACGATCACGACTGGCCGCAGTTCCTTCCCGATGGCCGGCATTTTGTTTACACCGCCTGGGGCAACAGCTTCACCGGTGCCAACAATACCTACATCGGATCGCTTGATTCCCCCGACAGCAAACTGCTGGTCAAGGACCTGTTTCATCCGGCCGCGTATGCCGATCCTGGTTTTATTCTGTTCATCCGGGACGGAACGTTGATGGCGCAGGAGTTCGATCCTCGGTCGCTGGAACTCAAGGGAGTCCCATCGTCCGTCGCGAGCGACGCCAAGGGGCCCATCACCGTCGCCGCGAATGGCGCGCTGAGTTACACGTCAACGCTGATGGACAACACGAGCCGGCTCGAGTGGATTGGCCGCGACGGTACCGGTGGGCGGCCTCTTGCGCCGTCAGGGTTCTATGCCGATCCAGCGATTTCGCCCGATGGGACCAAGGTGGCCTATGGGAAGAAGGAATCCCTCAGCGGCACGTTCGATGTCTACATTCTCGACCTCACGACCGGAGCAGAGCGGCGACTCACGTTTGATCCAGCCGATGACCGATCCCCGGTCTGGTCACCTGACTCGAGGGACATCGTGTTCAGCGCCGGCCGTCAGCCCGTCGGCTTGTATCGAAGACAGGCGAACGGCGCCGGCGCGGAAACGATGATTTCTCCGAGCGGCACCAGGCAGGTCTGGTCGGGACAGTGGAGCAAGGATGGATTTATCCTCTCGTACGGCGACGCCGACGGGTCGTGGGACATCTTCACGCTCTCGCTTCCCGATCTGAAGTCGACGCGCATTCTGGGCTCGCCGACGCTGAACGAATCACGTGGGGCTGTGTCGCCCAATGGGAAATGGCTTGCCTACGACGCAAGAGAAACCGCCAGGTTCGAGGTGTTTCTGACGACGTTTCCGCCTTCGGTGGACAAGTTGCCCGTGACGACCGAAGGCGGAGCCGAGCCGAAATGGAGCCATGATGGTAAAGAGTTGTTCTACGTCAACTCCACGACCGGCGCGCTGATGTCGGTACCGGTGACACTCACTGACCCTCCCACGTTCGGCACCCGCCGGCAGGTCCATCCCGGTCCGCTCGATTGGGGCTGGAACTCCAGCCACAGCTTCGACCTCGATCAGAAAACTGGTCGCGCGCTTGTAGAGGTCGTCGAGGCAAGAGCCGACCTGACCTTGGTGCTCAACTGGCGGGCACTGCTGAAGAGGTGA
- a CDS encoding TIGR00266 family protein, with protein sequence MANMHDIDYKIFGDDMQFVEVELDPNEATVAEAGGMMYMDDGIEMETIFGDGSAQQKSGIMGALMGAGKRLLTGESLFMTVFQNRTTRRRKLAFGAPYPGKIIAVHLSEIGGVLIAQKDSFLAAAKGVSVGIAFQRKLGVGLFGGEGFIMQKLEGDGWAFVHAGGTLHERTLEPGEILRVDTGCIVAMMPSVNYDIQYVGKIKTALFGGEGLFFATLTGPGKIWLQSLPLSRLANRIVAAVPGLTGGRKEEGSVLGALGGLLDGDGR encoded by the coding sequence ATGGCAAACATGCACGACATTGACTACAAGATCTTCGGCGACGACATGCAGTTCGTCGAAGTGGAGCTGGACCCCAACGAAGCGACCGTGGCCGAAGCCGGCGGCATGATGTATATGGACGACGGCATCGAGATGGAGACCATTTTCGGTGACGGGTCGGCGCAGCAGAAGAGCGGCATCATGGGCGCACTGATGGGCGCAGGCAAACGCCTGCTGACCGGTGAGTCGCTGTTCATGACCGTGTTCCAGAACCGCACCACCCGCCGGCGCAAGCTGGCCTTCGGCGCGCCCTACCCAGGCAAGATCATTGCCGTCCATCTGTCTGAAATCGGCGGCGTGCTCATCGCGCAGAAGGACTCGTTCCTCGCCGCAGCCAAAGGCGTCAGCGTCGGCATCGCCTTCCAGCGGAAGTTGGGCGTCGGGCTCTTCGGCGGTGAAGGCTTCATCATGCAGAAGCTCGAGGGCGACGGCTGGGCGTTTGTGCATGCCGGGGGCACGTTGCACGAGCGCACGCTCGAGCCGGGCGAGATCCTTCGCGTCGACACCGGCTGCATCGTGGCGATGATGCCGTCGGTGAACTACGACATTCAGTACGTCGGCAAGATCAAGACGGCGCTGTTTGGCGGCGAGGGCCTGTTCTTCGCCACGCTGACGGGCCCCGGCAAGATCTGGCTGCAGTCGCTGCCGCTGAGCCGGCTGGCGAACCGCATCGTGGCAGCGGTGCCGGGTCTGACAGGCGGCCGCAAGGAAGAGGGTTCAGTGCTGGGAGCCCTGGGCGGACTGCTCGACGGCGACGGCCGGTAG
- a CDS encoding maleylacetate reductase: MSQTPPRVVFGAGSIARITAELDAIGVYRPLLITTPGRTDTLETVRRHLGDRLAGVCDRAALHVPVAHVREAIEAADRSRPDALLSIGGGSAVGLAKAVALERGLPIVAVPTTYAGSEMTSIWGLTEGEHKRTGRNPAVRPRLVIYDPELTLDLPAGVSAASGMNAMAHAVEAMWAARVSVEAILAAGTAIRSLAQALPRIVEQPSDVDARLLALRGAHAAGVALELAQMGLHHKICHVLGGTCGLPHAQTHAAVLPHVVAFNAPAAPEAMARIASALGVEDAAVGLTALNRALGLTASLRDLGLREADLDRAADLVASSSYGNPRPVTVADVRGVLARALDG; the protein is encoded by the coding sequence ATGTCTCAAACGCCCCCGCGCGTTGTGTTTGGCGCCGGGTCAATTGCGCGCATCACCGCCGAACTTGATGCGATCGGCGTTTACCGGCCGCTCCTGATCACAACGCCTGGGCGAACAGACACTCTGGAAACTGTCCGCCGCCACCTGGGCGATCGGCTGGCGGGCGTGTGCGACCGGGCGGCTCTCCACGTTCCCGTGGCGCACGTTCGCGAGGCCATTGAGGCCGCCGACCGGTCCAGGCCTGATGCGTTGTTGTCGATTGGCGGCGGGTCGGCGGTCGGCCTGGCGAAGGCCGTCGCCCTCGAGCGAGGCCTACCGATCGTCGCCGTTCCCACGACCTATGCCGGCTCGGAGATGACAAGCATCTGGGGCCTGACGGAGGGCGAGCACAAGCGGACGGGACGTAACCCCGCGGTGCGTCCCCGGCTCGTCATCTACGATCCCGAGTTGACGCTGGACCTGCCGGCCGGCGTAAGCGCGGCGAGCGGCATGAATGCGATGGCGCATGCGGTGGAGGCGATGTGGGCCGCCCGCGTCAGCGTGGAGGCTATCCTGGCGGCGGGCACCGCCATCCGGTCGCTGGCCCAGGCGCTGCCTCGAATCGTGGAGCAACCGTCTGACGTCGACGCGCGCCTGCTGGCGCTCCGGGGTGCGCACGCGGCAGGGGTGGCCCTTGAACTCGCCCAGATGGGCCTGCATCACAAGATTTGTCATGTGCTCGGGGGCACGTGTGGCCTGCCGCATGCGCAGACTCATGCCGCGGTCCTGCCGCACGTGGTGGCCTTCAATGCGCCCGCAGCGCCCGAGGCGATGGCGAGAATCGCGAGCGCGCTGGGAGTGGAGGACGCGGCTGTAGGCCTGACGGCCCTCAATCGTGCACTTGGCCTCACGGCCTCGCTCCGCGATCTCGGTCTTCGCGAAGCGGACCTGGACCGCGCGGCCGACCTTGTGGCCTCATCGTCGTATGGGAACCCACGGCCGGTGACCGTGGCCGACGTGCGGGGGGTGCTGGCACGGGCGCTTGATGGTTGA